The genomic segment CTGGGGTGAACTGGACCTAGCGGTACAACGGGTACCCCGGGTACATGTACCCCGGACCCCAGAACGGGGCGAAGCCGTAGTAGCCGTAGAGGTCCTCGTAGACGTCGGCCTGATCGACGATGTCCGGGTCGTAGCGCGGGGCACCGGAGACCCGTTCGCGGGTGACGTCGACGTATACGACCTCGTCGGTGATGCGGGTGACCGCGTCGACCGGAATGAAGGAGGCGGTGGCGCCGAAGCCGAGGATGCCACCGTGCTCCACCCGCAGCAGCCGTACCTTGTGCTCATTCTCGTCGATCAGCAGGTCGTCGACCTTGCCGATGTCGTTGTCCTGCTTGTCGTGGACCTTCCTGCCCCGGATGTCCTCGGCCGGGTCGGCCAGGGCCTCGGTGGTGTCGCTGAGCTTTCTGAGTTTGGCGATGCCGTGGGTCCGCATGGGCTTCTCCTTTCTGTGGTTGCCTATCTGTCTGCCTTACCCCACAGGGAGGTACCAAACGTCATCACGCGCGTCGGCCCGGAGCGGATCCCGCGCCCGGGGGGAGCCGGGCCGAGCGGACCGGTTCGATCAGCGGTCGGCCGACCCGGAACACCGCCAGCGGCGGGCCGCCGACCCGCTCGGCGAGTCGCGCCGCGGTCGCCGGGCAGTCGATGAGCTGGCTGAGCGGGTGTACGGCCAGCCCGTGCCGGGCCAGTCTCAACCAGGTCCGCAGCAGCCGCCGGCCGGCGGCGATGGTTGCCGCCGGCCCCCGGTCCCCACCCACCTGCACCAGCACGCTGCCGTCGTGGCGCAGCAGCCCCCGACCACCGGCGGCCAGCAGCGCCGGCAGGCCCAGGCGACGACCCATCGGGTACGCCCGCAGCACCCCGTCCAGCAGCACCGCCTCGGTCCGGGTCAGCGCCAGTGCCCGGTCGGTGAGCCCGTCCAGGTG from the Solwaraspora sp. WMMD1047 genome contains:
- a CDS encoding PRC-barrel domain-containing protein — protein: MRTHGIAKLRKLSDTTEALADPAEDIRGRKVHDKQDNDIGKVDDLLIDENEHKVRLLRVEHGGILGFGATASFIPVDAVTRITDEVVYVDVTRERVSGAPRYDPDIVDQADVYEDLYGYYGFAPFWGPGYMYPGYPLYR